From Micromonospora rhizosphaerae, the proteins below share one genomic window:
- a CDS encoding DivIVA domain-containing protein has protein sequence MGEVLLLLVVALTVAAVVFGVTVLVSGRDPGLAPAEPDGRAVPLPGTRPLEESDLAEVRFDTALRGYRMTQVDQAMRRAAYDIGYKSELIGVLEAEVRALREGRTADAEALRRARAEAAGIGPAAVEETSPEGEPAADRPPAPTGAPETARPETDAATTPEAGEPDATLRPPADPTFSPATDPTAADAESAANGRAGTEAASGDAEGEEGWAREPGAVVRSESA, from the coding sequence ATGGGTGAGGTTCTGCTCCTCTTGGTGGTGGCGCTGACCGTCGCGGCGGTGGTGTTCGGGGTGACGGTGCTGGTCTCCGGGCGCGATCCCGGCCTGGCGCCGGCCGAGCCGGACGGACGGGCCGTACCACTGCCGGGCACCCGCCCACTGGAGGAGTCGGACTTAGCCGAGGTCCGGTTCGACACGGCGCTGCGCGGCTACCGGATGACCCAGGTCGACCAGGCGATGCGCCGGGCGGCCTACGACATCGGCTACAAGTCCGAGCTGATCGGGGTGCTCGAAGCGGAGGTCCGCGCCCTGCGGGAGGGGCGGACGGCCGACGCCGAGGCGCTGCGCCGGGCCCGTGCGGAGGCGGCCGGCATCGGCCCGGCCGCCGTCGAGGAAACCTCCCCGGAGGGCGAGCCGGCCGCCGACCGGCCCCCGGCGCCGACCGGCGCGCCGGAGACCGCGCGGCCGGAGACCGATGCCGCGACCACGCCGGAGGCCGGCGAGCCGGACGCCACCCTCCGCCCGCCCGCCGATCCCACCTTCTCCCCGGCCACGGACCCCACGGCCGCGGACGCCGAGTCGGCGGCGAACGGCCGGGCCGGCACCGAGGCCGCGTCCGGGGACGCGGAGGGCGAGGAGGGCTGGGCCCGGGAGCCCGGCGCGGTGGTCCGCTC